AGAAGTCCAGAAAGTCCTCCCGGGCGAGCCCAAGCCGCCGGCTCGCGGCCGCGGCATGTGCCCCGTGATGCCGCCCGCCCGGGCTCTCCACCCATCCCTCAGCCACGCGCCACGATCTCCGCGGAACACAGTGCGAGCCCGAGGGCGAAGCAGGCTCGGCGCATGAGACGTATCGCCCGGCGGATGTCCCCGGGTCCGGGCCGCCGCCCCTCACCGATGACGGGTCCGGTACGCACCTCGCCCCCGTAGCGGCTGTCTCCGCCGAGCATGAGTCCCAGGGCACCCGCGAAGGCGGCCTCGGCCCACCCGGCGTTCGGGCTGGGATGGAGAGCGCCATAGCGGCGGGTGAGGCGGACGGTGCGGAGGGGGCTGCCGGACACGGCTGCCACCGCGAGCACGGTAAGCCGCGCTGGGAGGAGGTTCGCCAGATCGTCGAGCCGGGCCGGGGCGAGCCCGAGGTCCCGGTACACGCCACGGCGATAGCCGAGCATGGAGTCCAGGGTGTTCACCGCCCGGTAAGCCATCGCGCCCGGCGCGCCCCAGAGCGCCGCGAAGAGCATCGGGGCAACGACGCCGTCGCTCGTGTTCTCCGCGACCGACTCTACCGCGGCCCGGGCGAGCTCGGCCCCCGAAAGCTCCTCCGTGTCGCGGCCCACGATCTCACCCGCCCGCCTCCGGGCCGATTCGAGATCCTCTCTTTCGAGCGCCCCGGCAACGGCTTCCGCACCCGCCGCGAGGCCCCGCATCGAGAGCGCCAGCGACACGAGGCCGGACTCGACGAGGGGTCGGAGCCTGCGGGACACGAGCCCGAGGAGCGCGGCGGTTAGCGTCCAGGAGGCCACGGGCACTGCTATCGCGGCGGCCAGCCCAACCAGCCGCCGGGCGTCCCGGCTCTCGGCCCGGTGTCCGAGCCGGTCGAAGGCCGCGGCGGCCTCTCCCATCCACACCGTGGGGTGCAGCCGGGCCGGGGGCTCCCCGAGCGCCGCGTCCACGAGTAGCGAAGCGGGAGCCAGGTGGCTCAAGGGCCGATCTCGTCCAGGGTCGCCATCTCCGAGAGCACGCGGGCCGCCGACTGCACGACGGGCACCGCGAGCAGCCCGCCGGTCCCTTCCCCGAGGCGCAGTTCGAGGTCCAGTACCGGCCAGAGCCCGAGGCTCTCCAGGCCGGCCCCCGCCCCGGGCTCGGCGGACCGGTGCCCGGCGATCATGTGGTCTACGCAGCCCACGGCGAAGGCCCGGGCGGCCAGGGCGGCGGCTACCGCTGAGACCCCGTCGAGGACGACCGGCACCCGGTACACGGCTCCGGTCAGGATCAGGCCCGCGAGCGCAGCGTGTTCGAGGCCCCCGACCGCCGCAAGCACCCCGAGCGGATCTTCGGGGTCCGGCTCGTGCAGGGCGAGGGCCTCTTCTATGACACGCACCTTCAAGGAGAGCGTCTCGTCGTCTATTCCGGTGCCGCGCCCGGTAACCCCCGAGGGCGGCGCGCCGGAGAAAACGGAGATCAAGGCCGCCGCGGCCGTGGTGTTCCCGATGCCCATATCGCCGGGCACGAGGAGATCCACCCCGCCGCTCTCCACCAGCTCCTCGGCCACACCGGACCCGGCCATCACGGCCCGCGCGGCCTCCTCGCGTTCCATCGCCAGCCCACGGCTCATGTCCGCCGTACCGGGCCGCACCTTCGCGCTGCGGAGCATGGGATGGCGCGGGAGCTCGGCGGCCACCCCGACGTCCAGCACCGTTACCCTGGCACCGGCGGCCTTCGCGAGCGCGTTCGCCGCCGCCCCGCCGGCGCAGAAGTTCCCCACCATCGCGGCGGTCACCTCTGCGGGCCAGGGTGAGACGCCGCGCTCCAGAACACCGTGGTCTCCGGCGGCGATCACGACCGCCGGGCTGCCGGGCACGGGCGGCGGGCACTCCCCGGCGCTTCCGGCCAACCGCTCCCCGAGACTCTCCAGCCTCCCCAGGCTCCCCGGCGGCTTGGCCAGCAGGGCGTGGCACTCCCGGGCCGCCTCCGCCATCCGCCCGTCAGCACCCTCTACATCTTCCGCAAGCTCTTTTACACGGTCCTCGAAGGCCACACTAACTCCTAGTGGTGATGATGGCCGGGGCCATGACCGTGCTCGTGTTCGTGACCGGGCTCGTCGGGATGATAGTGGGGCGTGGCGGGCTTGCCGACCTGGGTCTCGAAGCCCGGCAGGGCGACCCGGTGTACGCATACGTCGCAGTTCATGCGGATGTCTCCGGCCACCGCTTCCCGGTAACGCTCGACGAGCAGGTCCGCTATCTCCGGCTCAGCCCCGAAGTACCCCGCGTAGCGCACCTCGACCTCCGGGTGATCACCGGCGAACGCCTCGCTCTGCTCCCGGATGCGCTCCTCCAGCACCCCGGTAAACAGGAAGTACGAGAACACGACTATCTTCTCCGCCCCGAGCCTGCGGCAACGCTCCAGGGCCTCGGTCACGCCCGGCGGGGTCATGCTGATGTAGGCGGGCTCGACGTCGCGGTAAGGGCGTCCTTCGTAGAAGAGGCGGGAGATCTTGGCGAGGTCCGAGTTCGCGTCCGGGTCGGAGGAGCCGCGCCCGACGACGAGCACCGCCGTGTCCTCCTTCTCCTCCCCGGCCACGACCTCCGAGACACGCCGCTCCATGAGCTCCAGAAGCTCGGGACGTACTCCGAGGGCCCGGCCGTACTGGAAGCCGAGACCCGGGTGAGACTGCTGCTCCCGCACCAGCGTCGCCGGGATGTCATCCTTGGAGTGTCCGGCGGCGAGCAGCATCAGCGGCACCGCGGCTATCCGCCTCGCCCCCTCGGCGGCGAGCTCCGTTACGCTCTCGGAGATCGGGGGCCTCGACAGCTCTATGAAGCCTCCACCGATGCTCATTTGCGGGTTGCGCTCCTTTACGAGCCCGACCAGCCGGTGAAACTCCTCCGCGCCCCGCGGGTCCCGGCTGCCGTGTCCGACGACCAGCATCGCCGGTTCCGTATCAATGTTTCTCTCCGATACGACACCAAGGCTCGTGTTTGATCTGCTGCTCAGGTTCCGCACGGTGGTCCTCCTCAGTCTCTTTCGTGGTGGTCGTGGTAGATCAGGGCGTTCACGGCCGCCGCCGCCACGGCGGAGCCTCCCTTTACACCGCGGTTCGCCGCCGCGGGCAGCCCGCTCCCGAGCAGCGCGGCCTTCGACTCCGCCGCCCCGACGAAACCGACCGGCAGCCCGACGACGAGGACGGGCCGGGCCTCCATCCCTAGCAGCTCGTACAGCGCCGTCGGTGCATTGCCGACGACCCACACCGCCCCCTCCCCGGCCTCTTCCAGATCCTCCAGAGCGACCCGGAACCCGGCGGCGGAGCGGGTAACCCCACTCTCCTGCGAAATCCGCCTGGCGCGCCCGTCCGCGACGT
Above is a genomic segment from Rubrobacter aplysinae containing:
- the cbiB gene encoding adenosylcobinamide-phosphate synthase CbiB produces the protein MSHLAPASLLVDAALGEPPARLHPTVWMGEAAAAFDRLGHRAESRDARRLVGLAAAIAVPVASWTLTAALLGLVSRRLRPLVESGLVSLALSMRGLAAGAEAVAGALEREDLESARRRAGEIVGRDTEELSGAELARAAVESVAENTSDGVVAPMLFAALWGAPGAMAYRAVNTLDSMLGYRRGVYRDLGLAPARLDDLANLLPARLTVLAVAAVSGSPLRTVRLTRRYGALHPSPNAGWAEAAFAGALGLMLGGDSRYGGEVRTGPVIGEGRRPGPGDIRRAIRLMRRACFALGLALCSAEIVARG
- the cobT gene encoding nicotinate-nucleotide--dimethylbenzimidazole phosphoribosyltransferase produces the protein MAFEDRVKELAEDVEGADGRMAEAARECHALLAKPPGSLGRLESLGERLAGSAGECPPPVPGSPAVVIAAGDHGVLERGVSPWPAEVTAAMVGNFCAGGAAANALAKAAGARVTVLDVGVAAELPRHPMLRSAKVRPGTADMSRGLAMEREEAARAVMAGSGVAEELVESGGVDLLVPGDMGIGNTTAAAALISVFSGAPPSGVTGRGTGIDDETLSLKVRVIEEALALHEPDPEDPLGVLAAVGGLEHAALAGLILTGAVYRVPVVLDGVSAVAAALAARAFAVGCVDHMIAGHRSAEPGAGAGLESLGLWPVLDLELRLGEGTGGLLAVPVVQSAARVLSEMATLDEIGP
- a CDS encoding sirohydrochlorin chelatase produces the protein MLVVGHGSRDPRGAEEFHRLVGLVKERNPQMSIGGGFIELSRPPISESVTELAAEGARRIAAVPLMLLAAGHSKDDIPATLVREQQSHPGLGFQYGRALGVRPELLELMERRVSEVVAGEEKEDTAVLVVGRGSSDPDANSDLAKISRLFYEGRPYRDVEPAYISMTPPGVTEALERCRRLGAEKIVVFSYFLFTGVLEERIREQSEAFAGDHPEVEVRYAGYFGAEPEIADLLVERYREAVAGDIRMNCDVCVHRVALPGFETQVGKPATPHYHPDEPGHEHEHGHGPGHHHH
- a CDS encoding precorrin-8X methylmutase, producing MRPKRQAHPIEEESYRIMRELVDLSHLPPLSRAVAERVIHASADLEYAESLVLDEAVLERGREALLGGSPVICDVGMVGAGITARRSGRTASYVADGRARRISQESGVTRSAAGFRVALEDLEEAGEGAVWVVGNAPTALYELLGMEARPVLVVGLPVGFVGAAESKAALLGSGLPAAANRGVKGGSAVAAAAVNALIYHDHHERD